aaaaagaagaactCTTTTAGAGCCAAAGACagaagtttcattctatcgcgacagggacaaagaattcagaaagttttgcgttaaagacgaagagacgtccttagtgtactgcactgaccttaacggactaatgaaccacttgaagaaaaatgtgtacagacgaagaatggcgacttttcattgattcgtcaaaacgcagcattaaggctgttttactgcacaAAACGAAtgcttacgctcctatccctatagctctttcaacggtcatcaaagaagaatataacaatgttaaaatgcttcttgaaaaagttaactacacgaatcacaaatggcaaatatgtggtgatctcaaaatcataacaatgatattaggccaacaatcgggtttcacgagagagccatgctttatatgcttgtggaatagcagagatcgatcCAATCATTACAggaaaaaacattggcctttaagagattcattcaaacctggttctcataatatcatcaaccaaatcctcgttgatccagaaaattTTTACtgccacccctccacataaagcttgggctcataaagcaatttgtcaaggcgttagataaagatggacaatgctataagtatatatcccttaaattccctaatgtttcagacgctaaattgaaagaaggaggcttttatggaccacagattcgaatattgacaagagatactaatttcgtgagccacatgacgaaaattgaaatggtcgcttgggaaagttttaaagtagtaaacgcaaatttcctcggtaacaaaaaatgTCCAgcctacgagaatattgttgcgaaaatgataagaaactacagaaagttaggctgcttgatgaatttaaaagttcactttctagattcccatctggataagtttccagaaaatattggtgatttcagcgaagaacaaggggaacgttttcatcaagacataaaagtgatggaacaacgatatcagggtagacgggacgaggtcatgatggttGATTTTTGCTGGACGTTGAAAAGgcaaacgaatgtaggtcttaaacgtaagcgtaaccctttgcatcgttccttcgaagaaaaaaggacacgttatagcaggtagaaaatagactgaagtaggtccataactcaatttaattacgataaaaagcaagataaaatgtaaacacgaaagatagtataaatatatcccttaagtttaagaaaagcagagagaaacaaattttgaataaaactcttattcatttgcatgtttaagttacagttctacattttaattgatacaaacattgtcaggttaattgaaatggggtcaattctaattgtagttctaagtttcttcaaatgagtaatgtgcgtctaaatttttaaccacctgtactacaatgaaatgaattttattgtgttacaagggaacacttaagttaaattgtgttgcgttaagtaaaatttcgttaagttctgttagttagattcatttgtcggttaagatcgagttaacctattaaatatagcacacatttaagactgagaaccgtacgcttacatagctacacgtgtggttgaatttcattcggctaggttaggttaggtcaggtttcgttaagttaggataggttaagcctctacgtaggttaagccgaagctgaatgttACGTGTAGTGaagttaggttaagttaggttaggtcaggtttttttaggttaggataggtttgatctctttgcaggttaagcccaagctgttttaaacggtaccgcaaacacaacgggacaacacaatcagtttaattgtgtttcgtgaggttaggttaggttaggctcgagttgacccattcgatgtagcacacacttgctactgggaaaatatgcttccagagctttacgtgtagttgaataaatttctgttaattcaggttaggggAGGTcgggttctgttgggtaaaattgtgttaaataagttgatatcaggcaagggttgatccttcacagttgtcgacatgtttttgaagtgaaaatttgtatcactggcattattttaaaatttatttgcctcagtgcatgatttttcgtcatttttggaggttatggctcaaccatgacgtgatgggtgatttttgataccgaatttgaattcagcgccccaaaatccataagaatacgtatgtcttgttaccagatccgcacactttttttgtgtggctgtgttattaactaattaaatcaaaaataatgaatttgtaaataaagaatTTCCGACGTTGgcatgaaattattaatattgttgaTTCGCTACTCTGGGCTCGTTCCTCCAGCAAGATTTTGAAAGTtacgtatttattttaaataagcttTTGTGCGGGGTCTATAATACGAAGTAGATCCGAGAgatgcgacttttaggagagagggaagcaTGGGTACGGCACTTAGGATAAATGACGTGGGTAACCCAGGCTCGAATAAGCGTGCCTTCGAGGATCTCCTCTTAACCAGAAATTGAATGAAATCGATGAACCTATCGATTTCTGCTACGAAAAGTTTCATAACTCTGAGcgtatttacaaaatattttattcattaaaaagttaattgttaactGTTAGAAAAATGGTATGAAATGcgaaataaataattgtgcacagtttaaattaggaaaacttgctaatcattttttttcacattaaccTCGTTGTTTGTTGCTGGAGTGGCAAACAAAGGCAACTGTTGCACATGCGTAGTGATTCACTCGACTCCCGCGTGCCTCTCTCGAATTTCCTCTGAAGCTCTAGCGCCCCGTTCCGCATTCCCCTATAAGTTTCTCAAAAATATGTCCGAAAAAATCGCACTCTTTCAAAAACTGATTCATATTTTACCAGCCTGgatgattttttccaaataataataattttttccaaaacgaaAGAAAGATGACATCTCTCTCAAAATTGTTCATCAATAAcctcaaacaaaaaatcatagACATAATGCGGagcaaagtttgaaaaatattacagaatatAAAATATCCATATAACTATCTTGAGTATAGCCTGGTAAATATCTTCGAGTCAATATATCGAATTCTAAATGTTAGGAGGCAGTACAGTCAAAATATACATGATTTGTAATTACCATAATAAATAAACGAACTTAAAGTTCTAATTGTTAACAGTAGATTCCCAAAGAGCGTAATGAGAAAAACTGTTGCCTATGCCAGaaaatttttcgaagatttcagatcctgctaattttttaaatatccatcaTATTGGGTCGgtcatcttgaattttgaaactttattttatatacatGGAAACAGCCCATAACATCGATCGTGTGATTATACTTGTCTGGcctgttcaaaaaatattcactcATTTCGATTCAAACATTAAAAGAGTTATAAACGCCATCttgcatttattattttgaatttggaaattccGACTTTAGATTTAAATTCAGCGAGCTAGGAACCCCCAGGACAACCATTTTTGAAGCACTGCAAAAACATTTAGTAATTAAACGAAGAATATCATGAAATTACCGACCTAATTTTATACGTGACAGCTGATATATTTGACCGGATATTGCGAATTATAAAAAACGTCACTCGGCTTTTAAATCGTTAACAATCGTTACCAATTTTAGACAGGGGGGGGGTGaatctctttaaaaataatgCCTCATTTATATGGCCGAACCGGCCTATGACAATGCCACCGAACGCGTCgtcgggttgtggatagaggtCCTGTACGAAGGGttcctgctgaatatggttacaatcaTTAATAAGCAGTCGCTggcaattgtccagggatggtcccgaaggaataacCTCTTAGTGAAAACGTAGCatccgtgccgaaagctgaataacACCTTGGAGAAGTGTCTTAAACGGTGACTATTGGATAccgagcgacctctcagagtatgcagcctcATCATTGCATGCAGGGCTTTACAAGGGTAGTGAACCCTTtttccctagctgctcgtgggaacaacaatgatagcATTAAACGTATTTATAgaaagtgcggttcaaaataatCGAACGTGAAAAGACTACATGGcgcgactgcatgctctgtggtacgagaaacatCCAGAGCTCtcgaattttttgcataaaagacTGCGAAACCGTGccatttctattagaaaatggagTTGCGATGTTTTAGTAGTCAcgaaaagtcaaaaatacaaggcaaaaagaacacgAAGTCACTTGCAGGCGATGCCTTTGTCGAAAAGCTCGAGCGCAGTCTTAAAATACTACAACAAAACATACATAAGGGACACTGTATATTTAGATGTTGTTGACGTATTACATGCCTTGTACAATTTTTAGGACACACAAAGTGGACTGCGTTTTcctttctgttgtatttttcaactttttcaattttcctcatttataaacaatcgtttttgcaataaatattagtaattaatCATTGCTATTAACGCAGTTAGATACATATTTCTgttacgaatccaacgataccaaaaacttatttttcataaaaatatcacttatatatctttttagtttggatgACAGTATACATACCTAGGGGTGCCACAGAGCGGCATTCAGTATGTGATATCTATGAAGGATAGTTTTTGAAGCAGATAAAagcgtctcatccggcagatttggtcttccgaactgtcggcaaagaacaaagtatctgcgacGAACACGCTTACCGTCCcggtattactctattcatttgaagtggttTCATTGCCGAAGGATGGGCTCCGTAAACAACTCCTTGacaagagaatgcacggtatcttccacagaaatgtggacgATCAGTCGATGTCGTATGAGCGAAGGtgtgctttccttaaatcacccgaatTGAAGCCAGACACGgaaggtttcattttggcatctcaagacggtgttatttccacttTACCATATCGttaccacattttgagccaaaatataaataaattcaccagtcggatatttttcagttaataggCTCAATTTTGTATGGAAACCAAGGTGTCTTTGCTATAATCATTTGCAAATTGACAACAACTATTAATTGTGTAATAATTTTCATCAACGAATGTTTAAATAGTTAGAGACTTTTGCTCGTCAATTCATCTATGttgctataaacaattttttgtattgttcCAACGTAATGGAAATTATTGCGAGATAATTCTAACATTGATCAAAgaccatttttcataaattagaaaaacttAAAGAATTGCAATTCTGAAAAGTAAGAAAAAACGCTTAACTTTTGtgtttaatataacattttttcaataacttaacACAAATCCGTTGATTTTCGGCGTTGTAGTATCTAAATCTTTCTTCAGAGCAGAAACCCTTCACATCACAAGGCATTAACGTGCACTAAATGTTCGCTAAATAAATTTCCGACTTAAAAACAGAATAACTTGATGTACCTGACCAATAATGAATCATGTAGAGTGAAGCGCGTGCCACCACCATTTGCCCCCAGCTTTGAAAAATTGAAGCAAAGTGGCATTGACTGCTGGGCTTTAGTCATTATCCACAATGATCAGCGAATGGTGGCAATTTCAGAAATTTAGTTTCTGGGATAGACATTGTTTACTTATTTCTTAATGTTCTTTATACTTCCGTCATGATAAACAAAATTGCGGAAATATTCAGTGCAACAATAATCCTTACGGCATCatgtaaattacaatttttcgccAATAGGGCAGTACATCGAACAGATTGTTTCTAAACTTATTTGTGAGCAAAATTGAATtatgtagaaaaaaatgaaaagcaattgacaattttaataaagttttatttaaaaactattgcaaaattgaaatagatttcaaatgaaaacattttaattataaatatttttgaatgttcaCATTAATTTGCATAAATAATCATTTCTGGTTGTCAAAAATTATCAGGATTTTTAGACAATTTGGACTCGAGATTGAAGCAGCATAATTTTACTATATGATTTTGCTTCATAATGTCCTTTTCTTATTTGAATTATCGTTTTCCAGAATTTACAAGTCCAAGTTTAGGAAGTGGACGAGGTACAGAAGGTCCAGGAAGTGGACGAAGTATAGGAGGTCCAGAAGGTGGGCGACGTACAATAGGCCCAGGTGGACGAGCACCCtagaacagaaaaaaatatatgtgtacGTGAAATCTAATTTGAACggagatattcaagaaaaaattattataaagaaaccagagtttctaaaaattaaatagccgTCAAGAATACGCAAAATCACACGATATCTATTCCTAAAATTATGAAGCTTTAGCTGACAATATTGTTTAGTCAAAGTAGTTTCCAGATTTCTTTCACTGGACATCTTCCACTCGATAGTTTTAAAtccaaggaatttaagaaaatatttgcaaGGTTgcgtaaattattcaaacaattaagtaTTCTGATTTTAATTTAGATAGTTAGTATGAAGCTGTCTGTCaggatttaacaaataaaaaactccATTTGCGCCAAAACACGACTTACGTATGGTCTAGGATTGTAGGGTGGAGGGCGCATAGGAGGATATCCAGGACGACCCATCGTTCCAGCAGGTTGTGCCTTCATTGGAGGAAATGCATATGGCATAACTCGTCCCGTCGCTCCAGGAGGAGGTGATACGGGCGCTCCGGTATATGGTGTCTGCCCTCCATTATAAGGTCCTGACGGCGCTCCATTTAAGGGTCCTGGCGGCACTCCATTATAATGCCCTGGTCCTGAATTATAATGTGTCGACGGTGCTCCATTAAAATTTGTCGGTCctgttgaagaataattttcatgtcCCTGAATGCGCTTACGTCTTTTGCGTTTTCCATTTCCCATACCATTTCCCATTCCATTTCCCATTCCCATTCCATAAGGATCCATCCCCATTCCCATTCCTCCCATTCCTCCCATCATTCCCATTCCTCCCATTCCCCCCATCATTCCCATTCCTCCCATTCCTCCCATCATCATAGGCATCATCATAGGTAGGATCATAGGAAGCATCATCATCAATTGACTCATCAATTGCGCTGTTCCTCCTCCGTCTCCTCCCGTTGTCATTCCTCCTGCTCCATAATCTTGCCCAGCAATTTCTAATAAACGAACAACCAAATAAATTGTGAGAATAATACATAGAGGTACTGCAAATTggagttattttgaaaattcacgcTTAATGAATAAAATCCCGAAGTTcacttattaaacatttttaatatcaggAGATGTACATAATATATCTTAGGTCcacaaagaatatgaatttaaggACAcaccttcaaataatttttaaaaagaatctctTTTTGAAGATAGTTCGGTTTTAGTgcatgttatttaaaaatgttacatacaGAAATTAAAGTATGTTCAATTTTGTGCATaactaaaagaaaattgcaaagtcgaattttttggggaaaaaatttcgaaaatggctAACTTCAGTTAGCTATAACTTGAGAACTATCATAGATAGAAAGTCCTTTTTTTCGTTTTAAGCGAAATtctataaactaaaattattaggGATGTAATAACAGTACTTAATTACCATTGAAAGCCACGCAGGCAGAGAGAAGAACAGAAAAAAGAATCTTCATTGTCTTCGGATATGATAAAATCTGCAATTTCGTGAACGTTATCTGGTAAATTGATAAAGTGCTGCTTCATATATAATGTCCTAAATATTACATTACGTGCGAAAACGTATTGTACATATTTGAATACTTGAGATAAAGAACTTTTTTACTACGATGTCTGTATTTCAGAAACTTGATTGATTTACCTGATAATTGCTACAGCTTTATATAATGTTATGTTTTAACTAAGTTTACTAAAATGTCTTTTCTTTATTCACTGACTAGAACTTCTCTTTTTGTATTTCAGAATGTacaaactatatattttttcacgTTATCAATGAGTAAACGATGTAAGCCATGTCGAAATTTCAGAAACACCAAAAACACTGGTTACTGAAAACATGTGTCAGCACGTAATGGCCGCGTAATGAGTTTTTATTCTGGATATAAAAATCCTTGATTTTAATCAAGACAAGAAGATTCTAGGAGTTTACTTCATAATAtatatcttcaaatctttaaatttagtaatACATGTATTTTGAAGCTTTATACAGGTTTTCTGTATattgattagaaaatttaattttgagtagtCCTCACAAAAGTCTTGTATCCAAAATATATGATAATTTAGgtgttatttattacattaacAGAAAAACTTTGAAGCGatttattaaaactgaaaaattatttgtcattaTTAATACTAATGCCATACATtacaggaaattattttttattcgaaatctataGAGAATATCTACTATAAATTTGTCtatagttttctttaattttataaaccttCCTCTAATATATAAAACATTTATCAAGTACATATTTCATCATCATGTGACATATTACAACCTTAAAACAATACGAAGTGTCAAATATCCGTGATGAAGGAGATTACATTCGCCAATGTTTGTGCGTCGCATTAATTTCTTACAGTTTGCTATTCGCACTATAGATATGTTTTCTAACGTtttatgaaaagttattaaaaaaccACAGTCACTTTAGAGCAGAAACCaagaatatttaatcattttatttattaatactattaagtattaaaatataaaaataaaattaattaatatctttaattgAAGCCATTTGTCAAAAACGAGTCAAACTACCGAAATatcaatttcgagaaaaattaaaaaagggaatgAACATAAATGTAAAGAAAGAATTATAAAACTAGACTTTTATATCAGGCTAGTactaaatacttgaaatttctaaattaataccTTATTTACGTATGAAATTCTCGCAGCCAGCAAAACTGTCCACCTGGAGTCAACACCTTTCATCGATCCTGAAAGCATTCCTTTACAGAGAAAACAGGATTTTACTAAAAAAGTGAAACTCTGATACtgtgccggttttggggctggcggtggggGGAACAAAGCCGATTGAATCTCGCTCCGGATATAAACGGTttttttgtcacgcctgagtggcCATCGCACCCCCAGGATCCTCTCATTCTTTCTAACGGCGCCGCTTCAATTCTCGAAAGAATGCAATCAAGGGGAACTAGATCGCGGCTTCACAGTATTTCTGCAAAGATCCCTTTTCCACAAGGCATGTTCTGTGTGCTTTTTCTGACATTCGCAAACAATATTTTATCTGTTCTTATTTGTGcactttatttcaatttttccgaatCTTTTTCATAAATCTTCTTTAGAAAcaggaaagaaaattaaaaataatacagaacATATTTAACTTCTTTCATCAGGGACATTCATcgaaaattttttgcattttgtgATACTTGGCTCAGTGTTTGACAATGAGATACCAGTCTATGATTTAGCTTGTATTTTTGTTTGCTGTATGGTTTTATgattcactttattttttatttcaatacattAATTTCCTTTTACActggattttattttttacttaggcTTACTTCTAAGTAAACGTTGCGTCTTTTTCGATATCCTAAAGCCTTATAGTTTATAtcaaatccttctaaatctttcgaaattctttaagactgcatacaattttttcaattacttaaaaGCATTAGACTCCTTGGAAATAcccaaaaatgttacaaattctatcaaatcttttaaaatttccccaAATTTTTTAGCAGCTCAGAAATTCTTGGGAATAAATTACCTGGAATACGTTGAAATATTAAATCCATGAAAATCTCGTGAAACTGCATAAAATTTGATGATATTCCTTCAAAAACCTGGAAATAGAAACCCCTATGAAAGTAATTTAGATCcacgaaaatttatcaaaattacttattaaaagtattaaaaattcctcagaattacttaaatcctcagaaatcttataaaatgtctttaaaatctttcgaaatatttgtagaTTTTGGAAGTTCTctcaaatcccttggaatctttttcaatatcctactatcttataaattctatgaaattcttgcaaatttttctaaatgtaaggaaattttttgaaaataaagattaaccaaaatattaaaaattatctttaaatctcTGTAATCCTACGAAGTCCcttaatctttgggaaatttgtaCACTCTCGTGCAATTCCTTGGACTAccgtcaaatctttaaaatcttttaaattttcttaaaacgtttaaaaaattataaatcttcttaaaataattaaaatcgtttgaaactcTATGCATACCCTTGAAATTGATTGGAACCCTTTTAAATCACTGGAAATCTTTCAGAAGTTTTGaactatttcacaaaaattgggtAGAATGGCTTTTAAAGCCTGGTCATCACGAAATTGATCGGATCAGTTGGTATATTTacttatctatttatttatttactttaataataaatgtattaaacaaatttgttcggAAAACATTACATGTGACAGGGGGGTGGGGTCAAAATTTACGGTGTCTAACAAAAGGGGGGTGAGCGGTTGAAAAGTGCAGAAACAAAGTTTACGTAATTTAAGCATGGTATCAAAtttgagaattgaaaaaataaacgaataagAACAAGTTAAAGCTTAAACACAATTAAAGGAATTCGGAAATTCCGAAAAATCTAGGATTCGGTAGCATTTTatgaatttaacgaattcattgAATCATGGTATTCggagaattaatggaattcagaaaattatattgatttcagGAAGTCATTAACTTGCAGCCCGTACACCCTTTTACGGAACGCAGGGGGTACACCTTGGTCTTCTTGACCGGGGCGTCCAATTTCTCCGTTTTGTCCATTCTTAAACGTGACATTACGTAAAGCATGAGGTACAATTGATGTAGTATGCTGCATGGCaataaactattaatttattaattaaaaaacaccattataaataaaaaataaataaaaatgtaccatcCCTCTCCTTCATGTTAGCTACGAGGCTACTAAAGAGCTGAACCTTCGGACATACATAGGGTAAGAGAGGTAGGGGGGGGGGAGCTCCCCGCCTCTGTCGAAAAGACTGGTGTACAGACTGCAggttaaattcaaagaattcaagaaactcaGAAAGTTTCAGTAATTTAGAGAATAAAGATATCAAGGATTTCACAGAATTGTAAGGAATTtcgagaattcagaaaatttaaggaattaatcaAATTGAAGGTACGCTAGAATCGCGCTTATATTCGCTCTCACTTATATCCTTTCGCGCTTATATCCCTGTTCTAGCCAATCAGCGCACAGTGTGGAAATTTCCCTTCCGCTGAAGAGCAGCGGAGGGATCTCCACACgggaggatataagtgaatgtttacgttctcGGGCGGCGGATATAAACGTGGTAACAgtgtattcaaggaattcatcaaattaaaGGAATGCAAGGAATTTACAGGTTGAACACATTTTGAACAGAACCctgattcaaaatttcttttctaatggACAGCAACTTTTGGAATTGAATTAACTTGAATGTCAAAAAAAATCTAACAGTTGGAGTGCACAGGATGTGGACATAGTATTAATGTCGTGTAGAGGTTAAGTCGGTTTGTAAATTCCTACTGTGGACTTAACTAGGTAGTTTAGAATTTGTGTTATCATATGTTTTTGTTGACAGATGATACTCATTTCAAGCCTATTTCAATCTACAAATCGCAGTTTTTTCgacagttttatttttgcttgtcAGGAaggtgtaatttccaccttaatCTACCGTAACCGATTTTACGTTAAGAAGTTTCCAGTGATAggtgcagagcgtgccatgcatactctgagtacctagaacacatcCAGGTGTCCCACTTACACGGGAATGACATATCTCTGTAGACATAACGCGGCTTTAAGACtgctttactttatttatttttgtcactCTTACAGTGTTGGTCATGACCCCGCCCTGTTAAATGCTCCGTGGGAGATAGGAGTCAATTTTCCAAAACGAGAAGGCCAAGTTTTCTGGAAGTACGATTTTCTGTCAGCATCCTATATTTGTGATCGGATTCTCGACTCTGGCCGACTGCAACGTCATTGCCAAAAAGAAGGAAATGAAGGAAAGATAGCAAGACCTCTAATGGGAGCTACAGtcactgtacccaaaatattcggcTAAAATAACACAGCgccacaaaaaaagttatctgcacgagacaagtgactagtcTACTTTTATAGactttgagccgctgaatctgaatatggcctcagaatttcttctACAGATCTCAatttttccctagatgcaaaaagtatgCTAAAGTTTACGGATTTCTGATCACACAGGtcatacagaaaaaaattctgcaagaGGCCAGTGACTAGGttacactttttgattttttgggccgctgaatccgaatctgcaCTCAAAATTTCTCCTATACGTCTTATTTTCCCTATAgattcaaaaagtagaaaaaagatTAGGGATTTCAGATGACACagaccatacaaaaaatttgtctgcacgagaaaagtgactaggctacccttatggatttttgtGCCGCTGAATACTAATCTGGTCTCATATTttttcctacacgtctcagttttcctctagatgaaaaaatagggaaaagt
The sequence above is drawn from the Belonocnema kinseyi isolate 2016_QV_RU_SX_M_011 chromosome 7, B_treatae_v1, whole genome shotgun sequence genome and encodes:
- the LOC117175804 gene encoding basic proline-rich protein-like; the encoded protein is MGRPGYPPMRPPPYNPRPYGARPPGPIVRRPPSGPPILRPLPGPSVPRPLPKLGLVNSGKR